GTCTTTCATGGAAGCCACCCCGGAGAGCAGCTGGCCCATTTCATCATGCGTCTTCACGGCGACAACGCGCGTCAGATCGCCTGCAGAAATGTGTTCGAAGTGCTCAAGCGCTTCTGCGATCGGGGTCATGATCGCGCGGCGCAGCAGGAACCAGCCAGCGAATGCAGCAATCAAACCAGCGGCAATAGCGGCAATCGCTACTACCGCAGCCGTACGACTAGCGCCCGCGTTTTCAATGCGTTGATGATCTGCCGACGTCTGCTGATAGTCGCGCAACGCTTTTGAGGCATCCGTCATTTCCGCGTAAGCCTTAGGCAGTGCAACCATCGCCACCTGACGGATCTCGCTCTCGTTGGCGCGATCCAGTGCAGCACCGAATGCAAGCACCGCTTCGCGTAGCGCCTTGCGCTTTACTGCGAGATCGCCAGCCATGCCCGACTCTTGCGCATCTTGCGGCAACGACATGTATTCTGCGAACGCCTTGTCTGATCCGTCGAGATAGCCTAGCACGCGCTCGCGCTGCCGTGCGGCGTCGGGTGAGTTTGGCTCCATGGCAACGTGATCGAGGACAAGCCTTGCACGTGCGAGACGAATTTCAGCGCTAGCCAGTGCTGCAGTCGACGGCAAGAGGTCCGTGCTCATTGCATCGGCCGAAGAACGGATCTTTTGCATGCCTAACAGGCCTACCGCGCCTACCAGTAGCAGCATAAAAGCAAGGAACGACATCGTAAGCGCGAGGCGCATACGGATTGTGAGAGTCTTCATTTCTGTGATTTTCCAGCGCCACCCATAAAAGGCGATGCGACTGCGCCCACGCACCTGCCTGCCGCTCACCAATTGAAAGCGACCTTTGTATATCGACGCCGATTCGATATTCTGCAATCAGAATTTGTACAGTCGGATGCGATTGGAAGCAGTAGAAAATACCTCTCCAAACTGATTCATCGGACTTGCCGGTGAAGTCTCCCGCAGACTGAACGCTGCAGCTGAATGCGCGAATTGCAACGGCGAAGAAGCGATCCGGCTCGACCATCTCGAACAGGTGAGCAGCATTGCCGTCTAATGACCTGCGTCGGTGGCCGGTTGCGCCCCGCCCGTTGTCCGAAGAGGCGTTCGGAAGCTGGCTGGGACATGTCGCCAGTCGCTACTAGATAAGTGTCGCGCAGATATAGGATTTCACTCAGCTGGGCACATTCCCCGCCCTTCGCAACATCGAATGGATCGTGTTTCCTCCAATATCCGAAGGTACGCTTGCCACGCAATCGGCAGTCACCCGTGAATCCTGACCGGCTTGCGCGGATCCAAACCCCGTCCGGCTGGGGAGCACGGGCAACACTCGAGCAATTTCCGGTAGCAATCGCACGGCGCGTACGTAACATGGATCGGTTGCTTGTGCTGGTGAGCAAATACCGGCACAAACTCAAAAGCGGCCCATCAAGGTCGATCATAGAATTAGTGCACCCCCAAATAGCAAAATTAGCGTACATCAACATCAACTTAAACCAACCAGCCTCCACGCCTCCACGATTCCCCGGGCGCTTCACTACGACGGCTTCGTCATTCGACTACGACTACAACGATGAAGAATTGGCCGGACAGCTCGACGTGTTGCTGGAAGCCGGCAAGCTGCCCGATCTCAAAGCGCTGCGTGAGCAGTACGCACCCCGTGAGGCATCGTGTCCTGAAGTGGATGTTCAGATGCCGCCCGTTGCCGTCTATGACGAACTGCTCGAGGAGATGGCAGCATGAACGCGCCCGCATATGATGGTGGCCGCCTGGCCCTGATGCTCAACGAGCTGCGCTTGCCAACGATCGGCAGGTTGTGGCCCGAGTTCGCCGAGCGCTCGGACAAGGAAGGCTGGCAGGCGACGCGACTGCTTGGCGCGCTGCTTGAGCACGAGCTGGCTGAGCGCGCCAAACGGCGTATCGAGCGGCACCGTACCGAGTCGCATCTGGACCCAACCAAGACACTCGCCACCTTCGACTTCGGAAATTTTCAAGCTAGTTGTCGCCTCAACGAATAATTTCAGGCTGCCTTTCTCTCCTGGTTAGGGCGTCGTGGGGTACCGCCCTGGTTATCGATTCGATCCGGGTTCAGGT
This genomic stretch from Caballeronia sp. Lep1P3 harbors:
- a CDS encoding Tar ligand binding domain-containing protein: MQNIESASIYKGRFQLVSGRQVRGRSRIAFYGWRWKITEMKTLTIRMRLALTMSFLAFMLLLVGAVGLLGMQKIRSSADAMSTDLLPSTAALASAEIRLARARLVLDHVAMEPNSPDAARQRERVLGYLDGSDKAFAEYMSLPQDAQESGMAGDLAVKRKALREAVLAFGAALDRANESEIRQVAMVALPKAYAEMTDASKALRDYQQTSADHQRIENAGASRTAAVVAIAAIAAGLIAAFAGWFLLRRAIMTPIAEALEHFEHISAGDLTRVVAVKTHDEMGQLLSGVASMKDKLAATVLTVRSSSEAIASASKQIAAGNTDLSSRTEEQAASLEETAASMEELRSVCTMRFEAHATGVDEDSL